A portion of the Bulleidia sp. zg-1006 genome contains these proteins:
- the dnaX gene encoding DNA polymerase III subunit gamma/tau: MGKQALYQKYRSKNFEEVIGQEYTVQAIQNTVNQDKIGHAYLFCGPRGTGKTTMARLFAKAVNCEGQEKKPCNHCESCELANKGVHPDIIEINAANETSVDHIRDLIEKSYLAPMRSLYKVYIIDEVHQLSSAASSALLKILEEPPENVIFILATTDPQKMLATIISRCQRFDFRRVPSTLIQNHLLNVAKLEGIQLEETAAKDLARLADGGVRDALSLLDQCAAYTSNTIKAGDIQKIYGLTSVEEKITLLHLIQAKNYLDIMHHCKQYQEQGINLEKFLDEWIEVVKEIILYVNTRSKEVLGALTFEEVSKTSQLFTKQDWMNVLDVLIGFKEKFKQNKNQSIYFEVLCIQLSQLSNINEIEIVEKPVEVNEEPIVTLKEEVREELPMETKELHLTTKEIVGLLIQCNKQAKADDTEIIRLAKLKGTVEDNRIISAMDQVQLMAAGENCVLFVSEGSQLQERMMESSFHEAMYQFMRTKLSLDKMPYIFTKQEFDEAIELFKELRKNNQLPKAYEVHRYQNSHDEENQIENRLNELFGKENVTIM, from the coding sequence ATGGGAAAACAAGCACTATATCAAAAATATCGTTCAAAGAACTTTGAAGAAGTTATTGGTCAGGAATACACCGTTCAAGCCATTCAAAACACGGTCAATCAAGACAAAATAGGACATGCCTATTTATTTTGCGGACCAAGAGGAACGGGTAAAACCACTATGGCAAGATTGTTTGCAAAAGCGGTTAATTGTGAAGGACAGGAAAAAAAGCCTTGTAATCACTGCGAAAGTTGTGAATTAGCGAATAAAGGAGTTCATCCGGATATCATTGAAATTAACGCCGCAAATGAAACAAGTGTGGATCATATCCGTGATTTAATCGAAAAATCCTATTTAGCACCAATGAGAAGTCTTTATAAGGTGTATATCATTGATGAGGTTCATCAATTATCCTCTGCGGCTTCCAGTGCCTTATTAAAAATATTAGAAGAACCACCAGAAAATGTGATTTTCATTTTAGCGACGACTGATCCACAAAAGATGTTAGCAACCATTATTAGCCGTTGCCAACGATTTGATTTCCGTCGTGTACCTAGTACATTAATACAAAATCATTTATTAAATGTGGCTAAGTTAGAAGGTATTCAGTTAGAAGAAACAGCCGCTAAAGATTTAGCCCGTTTAGCGGATGGCGGTGTGCGAGATGCTTTATCGCTGTTGGATCAATGTGCCGCTTATACATCAAATACTATTAAAGCCGGCGATATTCAAAAAATATATGGACTAACATCCGTAGAAGAAAAGATTACTCTATTGCATTTAATTCAAGCGAAAAACTATTTAGATATCATGCACCACTGCAAGCAATACCAAGAACAAGGTATAAATTTAGAAAAGTTTTTAGATGAATGGATTGAAGTAGTCAAAGAAATCATTTTATATGTGAACACAAGAAGTAAAGAAGTGTTGGGTGCTTTAACTTTTGAAGAAGTTTCTAAAACAAGCCAACTATTTACAAAACAAGATTGGATGAATGTTTTGGATGTTCTCATTGGTTTTAAAGAAAAATTCAAACAGAATAAAAACCAATCTATATACTTTGAGGTTTTATGCATTCAATTAAGTCAACTTTCAAACATAAACGAAATCGAAATTGTTGAAAAACCGGTAGAAGTAAACGAAGAACCAATCGTTACTCTAAAAGAAGAAGTTCGAGAGGAACTTCCTATGGAAACAAAAGAATTACATCTAACAACAAAAGAGATTGTAGGTTTATTGATTCAATGTAATAAACAAGCAAAAGCGGATGATACAGAAATCATTAGACTAGCAAAACTAAAAGGAACGGTGGAAGATAATCGAATAATTTCTGCCATGGATCAAGTTCAACTAATGGCGGCTGGAGAAAATTGTGTTTTATTTGTTAGTGAAGGTAGCCAACTTCAAGAAAGAATGATGGAAAGTAGCTTCCATGAGGCGATGTACCAATTCATGAGGACAAAGTTATCTTTGGATAAAATGCCGTATATTTTTACAAAGCAAGAGTTTGATGAAGCGATTGAACTTTTCAAAGAATTACGCAAGAACAACCAATTGCCAAAGGCTTATGAAGTGCATCGATACCAAAATAGCCATGATGAAGAAAACCAAATTGAAAATCGATTAAATGAATTATTTGGTAAAGAAAATGTAACAATTATGTAA
- the recR gene encoding recombination mediator RecR, whose protein sequence is MKYPESLNHLIERIRQLPGVGEKTAERYAFALYEMEKEDAVKFAKSIVDMKNKVQACSICGNMAEQERCSICSSKQRDHTKILVVQSPKDIIAIENMGEYDGVYHVLNGLISASKGILPEDLRIKELLVRAKEASEIILAMSATLDGETTSLYLTKVLDKEYPHLLVTRIAHGLPSGAMLDYADEITLSHALAERRKVKE, encoded by the coding sequence ATGAAATATCCGGAAAGCCTAAATCATTTGATTGAAAGAATACGCCAATTACCTGGTGTGGGCGAAAAAACAGCAGAACGTTATGCGTTTGCGTTATATGAAATGGAAAAAGAAGATGCAGTAAAGTTCGCTAAATCAATTGTGGATATGAAAAATAAGGTACAAGCTTGTTCTATTTGTGGAAATATGGCAGAACAGGAGCGTTGTTCTATCTGCTCTTCTAAGCAAAGAGACCATACAAAAATCTTGGTGGTTCAATCTCCAAAAGATATTATTGCGATTGAAAATATGGGTGAATATGATGGTGTTTATCATGTGTTAAATGGATTGATTTCAGCTTCAAAAGGAATTTTACCGGAAGATTTAAGAATTAAAGAGTTACTAGTAAGAGCGAAAGAGGCGAGTGAAATTATCCTAGCGATGAGTGCCACTTTAGACGGTGAAACCACTTCTCTTTATCTAACAAAAGTATTGGATAAAGAATATCCGCATTTATTGGTGACAAGAATTGCCCACGGTTTACCATCGGGTGCGATGTTGGATTATGCGGATGAAATCACTTTAAGCCACGCTTTAGCCGAGCGTAGAAAGGTAAAAGAATGA